In Populus nigra chromosome 1, ddPopNigr1.1, whole genome shotgun sequence, one genomic interval encodes:
- the LOC133686217 gene encoding scopoletin glucosyltransferase-like, translating to MESPPFQLHIAFFPFMAQGHIIPTVDMARTFARHGVKATIITTPLNAPLFSRTIERDIEMGSKICILIMKFPSAEAGLPEGCENASSIETLEMVPKFFKAVSLLQQPLEYLLEECRPNCLVADMMFPWATKVASKFGIPRLVFHGTCYFALCVSDCLKRFEPYKSIETDLEPFTVPGLPDKIKLTRLQLPSHVKENSELSKLMDEISRADLESYGVIMNSFHELEPAYSEHYKKVIGRKAWHIGPVSLCNRDTRDKMQRGGVASIDENECLRWLAMKKSRSVLYICFGSMSKSDFSAAQLFEIAKALAASGQNFIWAVKNGEKTKGEDREEWLPEGFEKKIQGKGLIIRGWAPQMLILDHEAVGGFMTHCGWNSALEGITAGVPMVTWPLCAEQFYNEKLITDVLKIGVAVGAQEWSRHERKILVKKEEIENAITQLMVGEVAEGLRNRTKALQEMARRATEVEGSSYCDLNALIEDLRAIKSTSY from the coding sequence ATGGAGTCCCCGCCGTTCCAGCTTCACATTGCATTCTTCCCATTCATGGCCCAAGGCCACATCATTCCAACTGTTGACATGGCTAGAACTTTTGCCAGGCATGGGGTGAAGGCAACCATTATTACCACTCCTCTTAATGCGCCTCTCTTCTCAAGAACAATTGAACGAGATATAGAAATGGGTTCCAAAATCTGTATTCTTATAATGAAATTCCCTTCTGCAGAAGCTGGGCTGCCAGAAGGTTGTGAGAATGCGAGTTCCATCGAAACGTTAGAAATGGTTCCAAAGTTCTTCAAGGCAGTTAGCCTGCTTCAACAACCACTCGAGTATCTCCTCGAAGAATGCCGTCCCAATTGTCTTGTGGCAGACATGATGTTTCCCTGGGCTACAAAAGTGGCAAGCAAATTTGGGATCCCAAGGCTGGTTTTCCATGGGACATGTTATTTTGCTCTCTGTGTATCTGATTGCTTGAAACGCTTCGAACCTTACAAAAGCATAGAAACTGATTTGGAGCCTTTCACGGTCCCTGGCCTTCCAGACAAGATAAAGTTGACTAGACTACAACTGCCTTCACATGTTAAGGAAAATAGCGAACTTTCAAAGCTAATGGATGAAATTTCACGAGCAGATTTGGAAAGCTATGGAGTTATCATGAACAGTTTCCATGAGCTGGAACCAGCTTATTCAGAACACTACAAGAAGGTGATCGGAAGGAAGGCATGGCACATCGGCCCAGTTTCACTTTGCAACAGGGACACCAGAGATAAAATGCAAAGAGGAGGCGTGGCATCTATCGATGAAAATGAATGTTTGAGATGGCTAGCCATGAAGAAATCCCGTTCAGTTCTATACATTTGTTTTGGAAGCATGTCCAAGTCTGACTTTTCAGCTGCTCAGTTATTTGAGATTGCAAAGGCTCTTGCAGCTTCTGGACAGAACTTCATTTGGGCAGtgaaaaatggagaaaaaacaaAGGGTGAAGACCGAGAAGAATGGTTGCCAGAAGGATTCGAGAAGAAAATTCAAGGAAAGGGTTTGATAATAAGAGGATGGGCACCCCAGATGCTGATCCTTGACCATGAAGCCGTTGGAGGGTTTATGACTCATTGTGGATGGAACTCAGCACTGGAGGGAATTACTGCAGGGGTGCCAATGGTCACATGGCCACTTTGTGCTGAAcagttttataatgaaaaattgaTTACAGATGTTCTCAAAATAGGAGTAGCGGTTGGAGCTCAGGAATGGTCAAGGCATGAAAGGAAAATTTTAGTGAAGAAGGAAGAAATAGAGAACGCGATTACTCAGTTAATGGTTGGTGAAGTAGCTGAGGGACTCAGAAACCGAACTAAGGCACTCCAAGAGATGGCAAGGAGGGCGACTGAAGTAGAGGGATCATCATACTGCGATTTGAATGCATTAATAGAAGACCTTAGAGCCATAAAGTCTACCAGCTACTAG
- the LOC133700941 gene encoding scopoletin glucosyltransferase-like encodes MDSKPYQLHVLFLPYMAPGHMIPIVDMARLFARRGVKATIISTPLNAPFFSKAIERDGHLGHDISIRIIKFPSAEAGLPEGCENLSSINSWDMHANFFKAMSMLQQPIEQLLEECHPHCLVADVMFTWATEVADKLSIPRLFFGGTSCFAMCVFDSLKRYEPHRRVDSDFEPFIVPGLPDQIKTTRQQLPDYLKQTTEHEFTKLVNQVSESEVRSYGVLVNSFHELEPAYSEHYMKVMGRKAWHIGPLSLCNRNIEDKAERGNTASIDKHECLRWLDLKKPNSVLYICFGSLLDFPAAQLREIALALEASGQNFIWVVRKGELRKHEDKEEWLPEGFERRMEGKGLIIRGWAPQVLILDHKAVGGFMTHCGWNSTLEAVTAGVPLVTWPLYAEQFVNEKLITDVLKIGIGVGALEWSRYAKKILVMKDGIEKAIVQLMEGEEAEEIRNRARELQEMARNAMEEGGSSYSDLTALLEELRALETSKQESAGH; translated from the coding sequence GCGTGGGGTGAAAGCAACCATTATTTCCACTCCCCTCAATGCACCCTTCTTCTCTAAAGCAATTGAAAGAGATGGACACCTGGGTCATGATATCAGTATTCGCATAATAAAATTCCCATCTGCAGAGGCTGGCCTGCCAGAAGGATGTGAGAACTTAAGTTCTATTAATTCGTGGGACATGCATGCGAATTTCTTCAAGGCCATGAGCATGCTTCAACAGCCAATTGAACAGCTCCTAGAAGAATGCCACCCCCACTGTCTAGTGGCGGACGTGATGTTTACCTGGGCTACAGAAGTTGCTGACAAGCTCAGCATTCCAAGGTTGTTTTTCGGTGGAACAAGTTGTTTTGCTATGTGTGTCTTTGATTCCCTAAAACGCTATGAACCCCACAGAAGAGTGGATTCAGATTTTGAGCCTTTTATAGTGCCTGGGTTACCGGACCAGATAAAGACGACAAGACAGCAACTGCCAGATTACTTAAAACAGACAACCGAGCATGAATTTACGAAGTTGGTAAATCAAGTTTCAGAATCAGAGGTGAGAAGCTATGGAGTCCTCGTGAACAGTTTCCATGAGCTGGAACCAGCGTACTCAGAACACTACATGAAGGTAATGGGAAGGAAGGCATGGCACATCGGCCCACTGTCACTATGCAACAGGAACATTGAAGATAAAGCAGAAAGAGGAAATACAGCATCCATTGATAAACATGAATGTTTGAGATGGCTCGACTTGAAGAAACCCAACtcagttttatatatttgttttggaaGCTTGCTCGACTTTCCAGCTGCTCAACTACGGGAGATTGCTTTAGCTCTTGAAGCTTCTGGTCAGAATTTCATTTGGGTTGTGAGAAAGGGAGAGCTGAGAAAGCATGAGGACAAGGAAGAGTGGTTGCCAGAAGGATTTGAGAGAAGGATGGAGGGTAAGGGATTGATAATAAGGGGATGGGCACCACAGGTGCTAATCCTCGACCATAAAGCCGTTGGAGGGTTCATGACTCATTGTGGATGGAACTCAACATTAGAGGCAGTGACTGCAGGGGTGCCACTGGTCACATGGCCACTTTACGCTGAGCAGTTCGTAAATGAAAAGCTGATTACAGATGTTCTCAAGATAGGAATTGGAGTTGGTGCCCTGGAATGGTCAAGATATGCTAAGAAAATTCTAGTGATGAAGGACGGCATAGAGAAGGCAATTGTTCAGTTGATGGAGGGCGAAGAAGCTGAGGAAATAAGAAACAGAGCAAGGGAATTGCAGGAGATGGCAAGGAACGCTATGGAAGAAGGAGGATCATCTTACTCTGATTTAACTGCATTGCTGGAAGAATTAAGGGCCCTTGAGACAAGCAAGCAAGAATCCGCAGGCCATTAA